The DNA sequence ACCTGGGCACGGTCCGTCACGTCGGCCGCGGCGGCCAGGGCCCGGCCGCCCGCCGTCCGGACCGCCGCGGCCGTCTCCTCGGGGGCCTCCAGATCGGCCGCCACGACGGCCGCCCCCTCCGCCGCGCACCGCAGGGCGGCCGCGCGGCCGATGCCGCGCGCCGCCCCGGTCACGAGCACCGTCGTGCCCGCCAGGTCATCCACGACGGCCACCGGGCGCGGCCTGCCATCGCGCGAGCGCGTCCCAATTGAACCGCACGCCGTGCCCTGGCCGGGCCGGCGGGGTGAAATATCCGTCCGCTGTGCGAATGGGCTCCTCGAGCGCCTCGAGCTCCGTCAGGTTGCCGCCGTCCAGGTCCTCGATCATCGACGCGTACCGGATCGCGCAGCAGAGCTGTCCCGACAGCTCGAGCACGAGATGCGGCGCTGTGGGGATGCCGTAGGCTTCGGCGAGGTGCGCAATCTTGAGGAACGGGGTGATGCCGCCCACGCGCACCACGTCCGGCTGCACGACGTCCACCGCATCGTGGCGGAGGAACTCGTTGAACGCGGCCGCGGAGAACACGTTCTCGCCGAGTGCGATCGGGCACCGGACCTGCGCGCGCAGCCAGGCGTGGCCCGCGACGTCCTCCGCGGGCAGCGGCTCTTCGATCCAGTAGGGATCGTAGGGCTCGA is a window from the bacterium genome containing:
- a CDS encoding SDR family NAD(P)-dependent oxidoreductase; the protein is MDDLAGTTVLVTGAARGIGRAAALRCAAEGAAVVAADLEAPEETAAAVRTAGGRALAAAADVTDRAQV